From Sediminibacterium sp. TEGAF015, a single genomic window includes:
- the map gene encoding type I methionyl aminopeptidase, translated as MTRRNKEMIIYKTDAEIALMKEAAVLVSKTLAEVAKVLKPGMTTLEIDKLCANFIQKHNATSSFLNYRGYPFTICASVNDVVVHGFPNDTPLQNGDIVSIDMGVILNGWHGDHAYTFIIGDADPAAIELVKITKESLYKGIEKAIVNNRIGDIAYAIQEHTEIKHGYGVVRELVGHGLGRSLHEDPQMPNYGKRGSGPKLKENLVLAIEPMINMGSREVYTEEDGWTIKTRDGKPSVHFEHDVCIKRNKALILSDYSIIEAEEKANPHLNSSYY; from the coding sequence ATGACTAGAAGAAATAAAGAGATGATTATATATAAAACGGATGCTGAAATTGCTTTGATGAAAGAAGCTGCTGTTTTGGTCAGTAAAACGCTGGCTGAAGTTGCCAAAGTATTGAAGCCAGGAATGACAACCCTTGAAATAGATAAGCTCTGTGCCAATTTTATTCAAAAACACAATGCTACTTCCTCTTTTTTAAATTACAGAGGCTATCCTTTCACCATTTGTGCTTCTGTGAATGATGTGGTTGTTCATGGATTTCCGAATGATACACCTTTACAAAACGGTGATATTGTTTCTATTGACATGGGTGTTATTTTAAACGGATGGCATGGTGATCATGCCTATACTTTTATAATCGGTGACGCAGATCCTGCAGCAATTGAACTCGTTAAGATTACCAAAGAGTCTTTGTATAAAGGAATCGAAAAGGCAATTGTAAATAATAGAATTGGGGATATTGCGTATGCAATTCAAGAGCATACTGAAATTAAGCACGGATATGGTGTTGTGAGAGAATTGGTAGGGCATGGTCTAGGAAGAAGCTTACACGAAGATCCACAGATGCCCAATTATGGCAAAAGAGGTTCTGGTCCCAAATTGAAAGAGAATCTTGTATTGGCCATTGAGCCTATGATTAATATGGGTAGCAGAGAAGTATATACTGAGGAAGATGGTTGGACAATTAAAACAAGAGATGGAAAACCTTCTGTTCATTTTGAACACGATGTTTGCATAAAGAGAAATAAAGCTTTAATTCTTTCTGACTATAGTATAATTGAAGCAGAAGAAAAAGCCAATCCGCATTTGAACTCCAGTTATTATTAG
- a CDS encoding BaiN/RdsA family NAD(P)/FAD-dependent oxidoreductase: MKKLVVVGGGAAGFFCAVNAARMNAGLEVLLLEKSANLLSKVRISGGGRCNTTHELFDIPALVKKYPRGEQFVKKAFHQFNTRDTINWFEERGVKLHAEADGRMFPVTNQSATIIDCLLREADLYKVKVSTNTGVHSIVKEGNQWRILTEKKDVIIADAICIACGGLPKLSMFDWLKNTGHSIVEPIPSLFTLNMPKHPITSLMGVSVPNVSLKVMGTKLKESGPLLITHWGLSGPAVLKLSAWGARQLAERNYHFEVVVNWLGEINETALRSEWSFYREQMSVQKIGNKSPFPLPNRLWHFLLQEVGIDTDTKWAELKSVHQNKLIQLLTNSIYSISGKTTFKEEFVTAGGIMLSEINPQTMESRIVPDLYFAGEVMDVDGITGGFNFQHAWTSGFIAASSIAQKFA, translated from the coding sequence ATGAAAAAGCTGGTTGTAGTTGGAGGAGGAGCAGCAGGATTCTTTTGCGCAGTGAATGCAGCAAGAATGAATGCAGGTTTAGAAGTGCTTCTATTAGAAAAATCAGCCAACCTGCTTTCTAAAGTAAGAATTAGCGGAGGAGGCAGATGCAATACAACACATGAATTATTTGATATTCCGGCCCTGGTAAAAAAATATCCCCGCGGAGAGCAATTTGTAAAAAAAGCATTTCACCAATTTAATACCAGAGACACCATTAACTGGTTTGAGGAAAGAGGCGTTAAACTTCATGCTGAAGCTGATGGAAGGATGTTTCCTGTAACAAATCAATCTGCCACCATCATTGATTGCTTATTGCGTGAAGCTGATTTATATAAAGTTAAAGTTAGTACGAACACAGGTGTACATTCCATTGTAAAAGAGGGCAATCAATGGAGAATTCTTACTGAGAAAAAGGATGTGATTATAGCAGATGCAATCTGTATTGCCTGTGGTGGACTGCCCAAATTGTCTATGTTTGATTGGTTAAAAAATACTGGACACAGTATTGTAGAACCCATCCCTTCTCTGTTTACTTTAAATATGCCCAAGCATCCTATTACAAGTTTAATGGGTGTTTCGGTTCCGAATGTTTCTTTAAAAGTAATGGGGACTAAATTAAAAGAGTCCGGTCCTTTACTCATTACTCATTGGGGCTTAAGTGGTCCTGCAGTACTTAAATTATCTGCATGGGGAGCCAGGCAACTGGCAGAACGTAACTATCATTTTGAAGTAGTTGTAAACTGGTTAGGCGAAATAAATGAAACCGCTTTAAGAAGCGAATGGTCTTTTTACCGTGAGCAAATGTCCGTTCAGAAAATAGGAAATAAATCTCCTTTCCCTTTACCAAATCGTTTATGGCATTTCTTACTACAGGAGGTAGGAATTGATACTGATACCAAGTGGGCCGAATTGAAATCTGTTCATCAGAATAAATTGATACAGCTACTGACAAATAGTATTTATTCTATTTCAGGCAAAACCACTTTTAAAGAGGAATTTGTTACCGCAGGTGGGATAATGCTTTCTGAAATCAATCCCCAGACAATGGAAAGCAGGATTGTGCCTGATCTTTATTTTGCTGGTGAAGTGATGGATGTAGATGGTATAACCGGCGGATTTAATTTTCAGCATGCCTGGACAAGTGGTTTCATTGCTGCTAGTTCCATAGCCCAAAAGTTTGCATAA
- a CDS encoding CBS domain-containing protein produces MHKVSDILNRKGAQVTVVTPDTTVIEALRVMAEKNIGSVVVMDRDRFLGILTERDYSRKVILMGRHSSDTPVSEIMSADFPAIALTDSVEHCMQLMSTRHIRYLPVMHNEQLAGIISMNDVVAETILSQQQTITQLENYLQS; encoded by the coding sequence ATGCATAAAGTAAGTGATATTCTCAACCGTAAAGGTGCCCAGGTAACAGTTGTTACTCCTGATACTACCGTCATTGAAGCCCTGCGAGTTATGGCAGAAAAAAATATAGGATCGGTAGTGGTGATGGATCGTGACCGGTTTTTGGGCATTCTCACCGAACGTGATTATTCAAGGAAAGTAATTTTGATGGGTAGGCATTCCAGTGATACGCCAGTGAGTGAAATTATGAGTGCCGATTTTCCAGCGATTGCTTTAACCGATTCGGTTGAACACTGCATGCAATTAATGAGTACTAGGCATATTAGATACCTGCCAGTTATGCATAATGAGCAATTAGCTGGAATCATTAGTATGAATGATGTAGTGGCTGAGACGATTCTAAGTCAACAGCAAACTATCACACAATTAGAAAATTATTTGCAGTCATAA